The Musa acuminata AAA Group cultivar baxijiao chromosome BXJ1-3, Cavendish_Baxijiao_AAA, whole genome shotgun sequence genome window below encodes:
- the LOC135585246 gene encoding myb family transcription factor IPN2-like isoform X1, which translates to MFPSKKPTMNSHERPMCVQGDSGLVLTTDPKPRLRWTVELHDRFVDAVTQLGGPDKATPKTIMRVMGVKGLTLYHLKSHLQKFRLGKQPHKEFNDQSAKNAALELQRNSASSSAIMGRNMNDRNMHMNDAFRMQMEVHRRLHEQLEVQKHLQMRIEAHGKYMQNILERAYQTLAAESMVSGGYKGQASRGVPDMGAVKEMGSPVSYPSLQDLHIYGGDQLEMQHQMERPLDGLFPTDDSIMSKKRSNPYHSNGKGPLIWADDLRLQELGSTAACIVSQDEPPPSKSEQLQIASSVIDTGIDADSIANVYEAKPILSMDSSREKKYDGGTSKLDRPSPRRDPLPMEMMNPMITGGAMPQARNLSYGFC; encoded by the exons atgtTCCCGTCCAAGAAGCCAACTATGAATTCACATGAGAGGCCTATGTGTGTCCAAGGCGACTCCGGCCTTGTCCTCACCACCGATCCCAAGCCCCGCCTTCGGTGGACCGTCGAGCTCCATGATCGCTTTGTCGATGCCGTCACCCAGCTCGGAGGACCCGACA AGGCCACACCAAAGACCATCATGAGAGTCATGGGTGTTAAGGGTCTCACTCTCTACCACCTTAAGAGCCATCTTCAG AAATTCCGGCTCGGAAAGCAACCACACAAAGAATTCAACGATCAGTCCGCTAAGAACG CTGCCCTAGAACTACAAAGGAACTCGGCCTCTTCATCGGCGATAATGGGTCGCAACATGAACGA CAGGAACATGCACATGAACGATGCATTCCGGATGCAGATGGAAGTCCACAGAAGGCTGCACGAGCAATTAGAG GTGCAGAAACACCTTCAGATGCGGATCGAGGCGCACGGGAAGTACATGCAGAACATATTGGAGAGAGCGTACCAGACGCTCGCGGCCGAGAGCATGGTTTCGGGTGGCTACAAAGGTCAAGCAAGTCGAGGAGTTCCCGACATGGGTGCCGTGAAAGAAATGGGTTCTCCAGTGAGCTACCCCTCTCTCCAAGACCTCCACATATACGGTGGGGATCAGCTGGAGATGCAGCACCAAATGGAGAGGCCCCTCGACGGGTTGTTCCCCACCGACGACAGCATTATGAGCAAGAAGAGGTCTAATCCGTACCATTCCAACGGGAAGGGTCCATTGATTTGGGCTGACGACCTTCGCCTACAAGAACTGGGATCGACTGCGGCATGCATCGTATCACAGGACGAACCACCACCATCCAAGAGCGAGCAGCTTCAGATAGCGTCGTCAGTGATCGACACCGGCATCGATGCGGATTCCATAGCAAATGTTTACGAGGCCAAGCCTATTCTCTCGATGGACAGCTCTAGGGAGAAGAAGTACGATGGAGGAACTTCCAAGCTCGACAGGCCGTCTCCGAGAAGAGATCCTCTTCCCATGGAGATGATGAATCCCATGATCACGGGCGGTGCAATGCCCCAAGCAAGGAACTTGTCATATGG ATTTTGTTAA
- the LOC135585246 gene encoding myb family transcription factor IPN2-like isoform X4 codes for MFPSKKPTMNSHERPMCVQGDSGLVLTTDPKPRLRWTVELHDRFVDAVTQLGGPDKATPKTIMRVMGVKGLTLYHLKSHLQKFRLGKQPHKEFNDQSAKNAALELQRNSASSSAIMGRNMNENMHMNDAFRMQMEVHRRLHEQLEVQKHLQMRIEAHGKYMQNILERAYQTLAAESMVSGGYKGQASRGVPDMGAVKEMGSPVSYPSLQDLHIYGGDQLEMQHQMERPLDGLFPTDDSIMSKKRSNPYHSNGKGPLIWADDLRLQELGSTAACIVSQDEPPPSKSEQLQIASSVIDTGIDADSIANVYEAKPILSMDSSREKKYDGGTSKLDRPSPRRDPLPMEMMNPMITGGAMPQARNLSYG; via the exons atgtTCCCGTCCAAGAAGCCAACTATGAATTCACATGAGAGGCCTATGTGTGTCCAAGGCGACTCCGGCCTTGTCCTCACCACCGATCCCAAGCCCCGCCTTCGGTGGACCGTCGAGCTCCATGATCGCTTTGTCGATGCCGTCACCCAGCTCGGAGGACCCGACA AGGCCACACCAAAGACCATCATGAGAGTCATGGGTGTTAAGGGTCTCACTCTCTACCACCTTAAGAGCCATCTTCAG AAATTCCGGCTCGGAAAGCAACCACACAAAGAATTCAACGATCAGTCCGCTAAGAACG CTGCCCTAGAACTACAAAGGAACTCGGCCTCTTCATCGGCGATAATGGGTCGCAACATGAACGA GAACATGCACATGAACGATGCATTCCGGATGCAGATGGAAGTCCACAGAAGGCTGCACGAGCAATTAGAG GTGCAGAAACACCTTCAGATGCGGATCGAGGCGCACGGGAAGTACATGCAGAACATATTGGAGAGAGCGTACCAGACGCTCGCGGCCGAGAGCATGGTTTCGGGTGGCTACAAAGGTCAAGCAAGTCGAGGAGTTCCCGACATGGGTGCCGTGAAAGAAATGGGTTCTCCAGTGAGCTACCCCTCTCTCCAAGACCTCCACATATACGGTGGGGATCAGCTGGAGATGCAGCACCAAATGGAGAGGCCCCTCGACGGGTTGTTCCCCACCGACGACAGCATTATGAGCAAGAAGAGGTCTAATCCGTACCATTCCAACGGGAAGGGTCCATTGATTTGGGCTGACGACCTTCGCCTACAAGAACTGGGATCGACTGCGGCATGCATCGTATCACAGGACGAACCACCACCATCCAAGAGCGAGCAGCTTCAGATAGCGTCGTCAGTGATCGACACCGGCATCGATGCGGATTCCATAGCAAATGTTTACGAGGCCAAGCCTATTCTCTCGATGGACAGCTCTAGGGAGAAGAAGTACGATGGAGGAACTTCCAAGCTCGACAGGCCGTCTCCGAGAAGAGATCCTCTTCCCATGGAGATGATGAATCCCATGATCACGGGCGGTGCAATGCCCCAAGCAAGGAACTTGTCATATGGGTGA
- the LOC135585246 gene encoding myb family transcription factor IPN2-like isoform X3 encodes MFPSKKPTMNSHERPMCVQGDSGLVLTTDPKPRLRWTVELHDRFVDAVTQLGGPDKATPKTIMRVMGVKGLTLYHLKSHLQKFRLGKQPHKEFNDQSAKNAALELQRNSASSSAIMGRNMNDRNMHMNDAFRMQMEVHRRLHEQLEVQKHLQMRIEAHGKYMQNILERAYQTLAAESMVSGGYKGQASRGVPDMGAVKEMGSPVSYPSLQDLHIYGGDQLEMQHQMERPLDGLFPTDDSIMSKKRSNPYHSNGKGPLIWADDLRLQELGSTAACIVSQDEPPPSKSEQLQIASSVIDTGIDADSIANVYEAKPILSMDSSREKKYDGGTSKLDRPSPRRDPLPMEMMNPMITGGAMPQARNLSYG; translated from the exons atgtTCCCGTCCAAGAAGCCAACTATGAATTCACATGAGAGGCCTATGTGTGTCCAAGGCGACTCCGGCCTTGTCCTCACCACCGATCCCAAGCCCCGCCTTCGGTGGACCGTCGAGCTCCATGATCGCTTTGTCGATGCCGTCACCCAGCTCGGAGGACCCGACA AGGCCACACCAAAGACCATCATGAGAGTCATGGGTGTTAAGGGTCTCACTCTCTACCACCTTAAGAGCCATCTTCAG AAATTCCGGCTCGGAAAGCAACCACACAAAGAATTCAACGATCAGTCCGCTAAGAACG CTGCCCTAGAACTACAAAGGAACTCGGCCTCTTCATCGGCGATAATGGGTCGCAACATGAACGA CAGGAACATGCACATGAACGATGCATTCCGGATGCAGATGGAAGTCCACAGAAGGCTGCACGAGCAATTAGAG GTGCAGAAACACCTTCAGATGCGGATCGAGGCGCACGGGAAGTACATGCAGAACATATTGGAGAGAGCGTACCAGACGCTCGCGGCCGAGAGCATGGTTTCGGGTGGCTACAAAGGTCAAGCAAGTCGAGGAGTTCCCGACATGGGTGCCGTGAAAGAAATGGGTTCTCCAGTGAGCTACCCCTCTCTCCAAGACCTCCACATATACGGTGGGGATCAGCTGGAGATGCAGCACCAAATGGAGAGGCCCCTCGACGGGTTGTTCCCCACCGACGACAGCATTATGAGCAAGAAGAGGTCTAATCCGTACCATTCCAACGGGAAGGGTCCATTGATTTGGGCTGACGACCTTCGCCTACAAGAACTGGGATCGACTGCGGCATGCATCGTATCACAGGACGAACCACCACCATCCAAGAGCGAGCAGCTTCAGATAGCGTCGTCAGTGATCGACACCGGCATCGATGCGGATTCCATAGCAAATGTTTACGAGGCCAAGCCTATTCTCTCGATGGACAGCTCTAGGGAGAAGAAGTACGATGGAGGAACTTCCAAGCTCGACAGGCCGTCTCCGAGAAGAGATCCTCTTCCCATGGAGATGATGAATCCCATGATCACGGGCGGTGCAATGCCCCAAGCAAGGAACTTGTCATATGGGTGA
- the LOC135585246 gene encoding myb family transcription factor IPN2-like isoform X2: MFPSKKPTMNSHERPMCVQGDSGLVLTTDPKPRLRWTVELHDRFVDAVTQLGGPDKATPKTIMRVMGVKGLTLYHLKSHLQKFRLGKQPHKEFNDQSAKNAALELQRNSASSSAIMGRNMNENMHMNDAFRMQMEVHRRLHEQLEVQKHLQMRIEAHGKYMQNILERAYQTLAAESMVSGGYKGQASRGVPDMGAVKEMGSPVSYPSLQDLHIYGGDQLEMQHQMERPLDGLFPTDDSIMSKKRSNPYHSNGKGPLIWADDLRLQELGSTAACIVSQDEPPPSKSEQLQIASSVIDTGIDADSIANVYEAKPILSMDSSREKKYDGGTSKLDRPSPRRDPLPMEMMNPMITGGAMPQARNLSYGFC, encoded by the exons atgtTCCCGTCCAAGAAGCCAACTATGAATTCACATGAGAGGCCTATGTGTGTCCAAGGCGACTCCGGCCTTGTCCTCACCACCGATCCCAAGCCCCGCCTTCGGTGGACCGTCGAGCTCCATGATCGCTTTGTCGATGCCGTCACCCAGCTCGGAGGACCCGACA AGGCCACACCAAAGACCATCATGAGAGTCATGGGTGTTAAGGGTCTCACTCTCTACCACCTTAAGAGCCATCTTCAG AAATTCCGGCTCGGAAAGCAACCACACAAAGAATTCAACGATCAGTCCGCTAAGAACG CTGCCCTAGAACTACAAAGGAACTCGGCCTCTTCATCGGCGATAATGGGTCGCAACATGAACGA GAACATGCACATGAACGATGCATTCCGGATGCAGATGGAAGTCCACAGAAGGCTGCACGAGCAATTAGAG GTGCAGAAACACCTTCAGATGCGGATCGAGGCGCACGGGAAGTACATGCAGAACATATTGGAGAGAGCGTACCAGACGCTCGCGGCCGAGAGCATGGTTTCGGGTGGCTACAAAGGTCAAGCAAGTCGAGGAGTTCCCGACATGGGTGCCGTGAAAGAAATGGGTTCTCCAGTGAGCTACCCCTCTCTCCAAGACCTCCACATATACGGTGGGGATCAGCTGGAGATGCAGCACCAAATGGAGAGGCCCCTCGACGGGTTGTTCCCCACCGACGACAGCATTATGAGCAAGAAGAGGTCTAATCCGTACCATTCCAACGGGAAGGGTCCATTGATTTGGGCTGACGACCTTCGCCTACAAGAACTGGGATCGACTGCGGCATGCATCGTATCACAGGACGAACCACCACCATCCAAGAGCGAGCAGCTTCAGATAGCGTCGTCAGTGATCGACACCGGCATCGATGCGGATTCCATAGCAAATGTTTACGAGGCCAAGCCTATTCTCTCGATGGACAGCTCTAGGGAGAAGAAGTACGATGGAGGAACTTCCAAGCTCGACAGGCCGTCTCCGAGAAGAGATCCTCTTCCCATGGAGATGATGAATCCCATGATCACGGGCGGTGCAATGCCCCAAGCAAGGAACTTGTCATATGG ATTTTGTTAA